A portion of the Pseudomonas protegens CHA0 genome contains these proteins:
- the pcaH gene encoding protocatechuate 3,4-dioxygenase subunit beta, with protein sequence MSDKPGYRRPQAGTQPDYLHPAYQSTNTRSPSKPLVFIPHSLSEITGPSIGAESIQERDNDLTAQHVGQPQGERIIIHGRVLDENGLPVPGILVEIWQANAAGRYNHDRDLHDAPLDPNFTGTGRTVTDADGWYQFQTIKPGAYPWGNHHNAWRPAHIHFSLFGPSILTRLVTQMYFPGDPLLAYDPIYNCVPDTRAKERLIASFDLEKTIPSYALGYRWDIVLRGRDATPMEK encoded by the coding sequence ATGAGTGACAAGCCCGGTTACCGGCGCCCGCAAGCGGGCACTCAGCCTGATTACCTGCACCCGGCCTACCAGTCGACCAACACCCGCTCGCCGTCCAAGCCGCTGGTGTTCATTCCCCACTCGCTGTCGGAAATCACCGGCCCGAGCATCGGCGCCGAGTCGATCCAGGAACGGGACAACGACCTGACGGCCCAGCACGTAGGGCAGCCCCAGGGCGAGCGCATCATCATCCACGGCCGGGTTCTGGACGAGAACGGCCTGCCGGTGCCGGGCATCCTGGTGGAGATCTGGCAGGCCAACGCGGCCGGTCGCTACAACCACGACCGCGACTTGCACGATGCGCCCCTGGACCCGAACTTCACCGGCACCGGGCGCACCGTGACCGACGCCGACGGCTGGTACCAGTTCCAGACCATCAAGCCCGGGGCCTACCCCTGGGGCAACCACCACAATGCCTGGCGCCCGGCGCATATCCATTTTTCGCTGTTCGGGCCGAGCATTCTTACCCGCCTGGTGACCCAGATGTATTTCCCTGGCGACCCGCTGCTGGCTTATGACCCGATCTACAACTGCGTGCCGGACACCCGCGCCAAGGAACGCCTGATCGCCAGCTTCGACCTGGAGAAAACCATTCCTTCCTACGCCCTCGGTTACCGTTGGGACATTGTCCTGCGCGGCCGCGACGCCACGCCGATGGAGAAATAA
- a CDS encoding inorganic phosphate transporter — MIDLFSGLDAWVLVSLLLALAFVLAYEFINGFHDTANAVATVIYTKAMPPHLAVFFSGVFNFLGVLLGGVGVAYAIVHLLPVELLINVNTGHGLAMVFSLLAAAITWNLGTWYFGIPASSSHTLIGSILGVGLANALLSDIPLGDGVNWQKAIDIGASLVFSPMAGFIIAALVLIGLKWWRPISKMHKTPEQRRKVDDKKHPPFWNRLVLVISAMAVSFVHGSNDGQKGIGLIMLVLIGIVPAQFVMDLNSTTYQIERTRDATLHLSQFYERNHESLGEFLALGKSVKDDLPGKFRCNPQQTEPTIAALLSSLKGVSDYHSLSPESRIEVRRYLLCLDDTAKKVGKLPGISAREKADLDKLRKDLTATTEYAPFWVILAVALALGLGTMIGWKRVVQTIGEKIGKQGMTYAQGMSAQITAAGLIGLANIFSLPVSTTHVLSSGVAGTMVANKSGLQSGTVRTILLAWVLTLPATVALSAGLFWAASKILGT, encoded by the coding sequence ATGATCGATTTATTCAGCGGACTGGATGCTTGGGTGCTTGTGAGCCTCTTGCTCGCCCTGGCTTTTGTCCTCGCCTACGAGTTCATCAACGGCTTTCATGACACCGCAAATGCGGTTGCCACTGTTATCTACACCAAGGCCATGCCGCCGCACCTGGCCGTGTTCTTCTCCGGTGTGTTCAATTTCCTCGGTGTGCTGCTGGGCGGGGTTGGCGTGGCCTATGCCATCGTCCACCTGCTGCCGGTCGAGCTGCTGATCAACGTCAACACCGGCCACGGCCTGGCCATGGTCTTCTCGTTGCTCGCCGCGGCCATTACCTGGAACCTGGGCACCTGGTACTTCGGCATTCCGGCCTCCAGTTCCCATACCCTGATCGGCTCCATCCTCGGTGTCGGCCTGGCCAATGCCCTGCTCAGCGACATCCCCCTGGGGGATGGCGTGAACTGGCAGAAGGCAATCGACATCGGCGCTTCCCTGGTGTTCTCGCCGATGGCGGGCTTCATTATTGCAGCGCTGGTACTGATCGGCCTGAAATGGTGGCGGCCGATCTCGAAGATGCACAAGACTCCGGAACAGCGCCGCAAGGTGGATGACAAGAAGCACCCGCCGTTCTGGAACCGCCTGGTACTGGTGATCTCGGCCATGGCCGTGAGCTTCGTGCACGGCTCCAACGACGGCCAGAAAGGCATCGGCCTGATCATGCTGGTACTGATCGGTATCGTGCCTGCCCAGTTCGTGATGGACCTCAACAGCACCACCTACCAGATCGAGCGGACCCGCGACGCCACCCTGCACCTGAGCCAGTTCTACGAGCGCAATCACGAGTCCCTGGGTGAGTTCCTGGCCCTGGGCAAAAGCGTGAAAGACGACCTGCCGGGCAAGTTCCGCTGCAATCCGCAGCAAACCGAACCGACCATCGCCGCGCTCCTGAGCAGCCTCAAGGGAGTTTCCGACTACCATTCGTTGTCGCCGGAAAGCCGCATCGAAGTGCGTCGCTACCTGCTTTGCCTGGATGACACCGCGAAAAAGGTCGGCAAGCTGCCAGGCATCTCGGCCCGTGAAAAGGCCGACCTGGACAAGCTGCGCAAAGACCTGACCGCCACCACCGAATACGCACCGTTCTGGGTCATCCTGGCTGTCGCCCTGGCTCTGGGCCTGGGCACCATGATCGGCTGGAAGCGCGTGGTACAGACCATTGGCGAGAAGATCGGCAAGCAGGGCATGACCTACGCCCAGGGCATGTCGGCACAGATCACCGCCGCCGGCCTGATCGGCCTGGCGAACATCTTCAGCCTGCCGGTTTCCACCACCCACGTACTCTCCTCCGGCGTGGCCGGGACCATGGTCGCCAACAAGAGCGGCCTGCAGAGCGGAACGGTACGGACCATCCTCCTGGCCTGGGTCCTGACCCTGCCGGCGACCGTGGCCCTGTCCGCCGGCCTGTTCTGGGCAGCCTCCAAGATCCTGGGTACCTGA
- a CDS encoding CoA-transferase subunit beta, which yields MTYSTNEMMTVAAARRLQNGSVCFVGIGLPSKAANLARLTSSPDVVLIYESGPIGAKPSVLPLSIGDGELAETADTVVPTGEIFRYWLQGGRIDVGFLGAAQVDRFGNINTTVVGDYHRPKVRLPGAGGAPEIAGSAKSVLIILKQSSRSFVDKLDFVTSVGHGEGGDSRKRLGLPGAGPVGIITDLCIMEPEAGTHEFIVTSLHPGVTREQVVAATGWAIRFADQVAETAAPTEVELTALRDLEARTAAAHGQAPGEA from the coding sequence ATGACCTACTCCACCAATGAAATGATGACCGTGGCCGCGGCCCGTCGCTTGCAGAACGGCTCGGTGTGCTTCGTCGGCATCGGCCTGCCGTCCAAGGCCGCCAACCTGGCACGCCTGACCTCCTCACCGGACGTGGTGCTGATCTACGAGTCCGGCCCGATCGGCGCCAAGCCCAGCGTCCTGCCACTGTCCATCGGTGACGGCGAACTGGCGGAAACCGCCGACACCGTGGTGCCTACCGGCGAGATCTTCCGCTACTGGCTGCAGGGCGGGCGCATCGATGTGGGTTTCCTTGGCGCGGCCCAGGTCGACCGTTTCGGCAATATCAACACCACCGTGGTCGGCGACTACCACCGGCCCAAGGTGCGCCTGCCGGGCGCCGGCGGTGCTCCGGAGATCGCCGGTTCGGCCAAGAGCGTGCTGATCATCCTCAAGCAATCCTCGCGCTCCTTCGTCGACAAGCTGGACTTCGTGACTTCGGTCGGCCACGGCGAAGGCGGCGATTCGCGCAAGCGCCTGGGCCTGCCAGGGGCGGGGCCGGTGGGCATCATCACCGACCTGTGCATCATGGAGCCGGAAGCCGGTACCCACGAATTCATCGTCACTTCGCTGCACCCGGGCGTGACCCGCGAGCAGGTGGTGGCCGCCACTGGCTGGGCGATCCGCTTCGCCGACCAGGTGGCCGAGACCGCAGCACCCACCGAGGTTGAACTGACCGCCCTGCGTGACCTGGAAGCGCGCACCGCCGCGGCCCATGGCCAAGCCCCTGGAGAAGCCTGA
- the pcaR gene encoding pca regulon transcriptional regulator PcaR encodes MNDQMRNSFTSVAPPIVASAAKRIQALTGDPDFMTSLARGLAVVQAFQERKRHLTIAQISHRTEIPRAAVRRCLHTLIKLGYATTDGRTYSLLPKVLTLGHAYLSSTPLAVSAQPYLDRMSEQLHEACNMATLEGDDILYIARSATTQRLISVDLSVGGRLPAYCTSMGRILLAALDDSSLHEYLDHADLQAKTSRTLHTPEALLECLQQVRQQGWCIVDQELEQGLRSIAVPVYDASGQVLAALNVSTHAGRVSRAELEQRFLPGLLSASRDLSAQLFA; translated from the coding sequence ATGAACGATCAGATGCGTAATTCCTTTACCTCAGTGGCCCCGCCGATCGTGGCGTCTGCGGCAAAGAGGATTCAGGCGTTGACCGGTGACCCGGATTTCATGACCTCTCTGGCCCGGGGCCTGGCGGTGGTGCAGGCGTTCCAGGAGCGCAAGCGGCACTTGACCATCGCCCAGATCAGCCATCGCACGGAAATCCCCCGGGCTGCGGTGCGCCGTTGCCTGCACACCCTGATCAAGCTGGGTTACGCCACCACCGACGGGCGTACCTATTCGTTGCTGCCCAAGGTGCTGACCCTGGGCCACGCCTATCTTTCGTCGACGCCTCTGGCGGTCTCCGCCCAGCCCTACCTGGACCGCATGAGCGAGCAACTGCACGAGGCGTGCAACATGGCCACCCTGGAAGGCGACGACATTCTCTACATCGCCCGTTCCGCCACGACCCAGCGGCTGATCTCGGTCGACCTGTCTGTCGGCGGCCGCTTGCCAGCCTATTGCACCTCCATGGGGCGCATCCTACTCGCGGCCCTGGACGATTCGTCGCTGCACGAATACCTCGACCATGCGGACCTGCAAGCCAAGACCAGCCGCACCCTGCACACCCCGGAAGCCTTGCTGGAGTGCCTGCAGCAAGTGCGCCAGCAGGGCTGGTGCATCGTTGATCAGGAACTGGAGCAGGGCCTGCGCTCCATTGCGGTACCGGTGTATGACGCTTCCGGCCAGGTGCTGGCGGCGCTGAACGTCAGTACCCACGCCGGGCGGGTCAGCCGTGCCGAGCTGGAGCAGCGCTTTCTCCCCGGTTTGCTGAGCGCCAGCCGCGATCTGAGCGCGCAGTTGTTTGCTTAA
- a CDS encoding MFS family transporter yields MSEKTMTTTTSHYTGEERSKRIFAIVGASSGNLVEWFDFYVYAFCAIYFAPAFFPSDDPTVQLLNTAGVFAAGFLMRPIGGWLFGRVADRHGRKNSMMISVLMMCAGSLVIAFLPTYASIGAWAPFLLLVARLFQGLSVGGEYGTTATYMSEVALKGQRGFFASFQYVTLIGGQLLAVLVVVILQQFLDEAELKAWGWRIPFVIGAIAAVISLLLRRSLKETTSKEIREDKDAGSIAALFKNHSAAFITVLGYTAGGSLIFYTFTTYMQKYLVNTAGMHAKTASYIMTGALFLYMCMQPLFGMLADKIGRRNSMLWFGALGTLFTVPILLTLKTVTSPFLAFVLITLALAIVSFYTSISGLVKAEMFPPQVRALGVGLAYAVANAIFGGSAEWVALNFKNMGMENTFYWYVTAMMAIAFLFSLRLPKQAAYLHHDL; encoded by the coding sequence ATGAGTGAAAAAACCATGACAACAACGACAAGTCACTACACCGGAGAGGAACGCAGCAAAAGGATCTTTGCCATTGTCGGCGCCTCCTCCGGCAACCTGGTGGAATGGTTCGACTTCTATGTCTATGCCTTTTGCGCCATCTATTTCGCCCCGGCCTTCTTTCCCTCCGACGATCCGACGGTGCAGTTGCTCAACACCGCCGGGGTGTTCGCCGCCGGCTTTCTGATGCGGCCCATCGGCGGCTGGCTGTTCGGCCGGGTCGCCGACCGTCATGGGCGCAAGAACTCGATGATGATCTCGGTGCTGATGATGTGCGCCGGTTCCCTGGTGATCGCCTTCTTGCCCACCTACGCCAGCATCGGTGCCTGGGCGCCGTTCCTGCTGCTGGTTGCGCGCCTGTTCCAGGGCCTGTCGGTGGGCGGCGAGTACGGCACCACCGCCACCTACATGAGTGAGGTGGCGCTCAAGGGCCAGCGCGGCTTCTTTGCCTCCTTCCAGTACGTGACCCTGATCGGCGGGCAACTGCTGGCGGTGCTGGTGGTGGTGATCCTCCAGCAGTTTCTCGATGAGGCCGAGCTCAAGGCCTGGGGCTGGCGCATTCCCTTCGTGATCGGTGCCATCGCCGCGGTGATCTCGCTGCTGCTGCGCCGTTCGCTGAAGGAAACCACCAGCAAGGAAATCCGTGAGGACAAGGACGCCGGCAGCATCGCTGCGCTGTTCAAGAACCACTCGGCGGCGTTTATCACCGTGCTCGGCTACACCGCCGGCGGCTCGCTGATTTTCTACACCTTCACCACCTACATGCAGAAGTACCTGGTGAACACCGCGGGCATGCACGCCAAGACCGCCAGCTACATCATGACCGGCGCGCTGTTTCTCTACATGTGCATGCAGCCGCTGTTCGGCATGCTGGCGGACAAGATCGGCCGGCGTAACTCGATGCTCTGGTTCGGTGCCCTGGGTACGCTGTTCACAGTGCCGATCCTGCTGACCTTGAAGACCGTCACCAGCCCGTTCCTGGCTTTTGTGCTGATCACCCTGGCCCTGGCCATCGTCAGTTTCTACACCTCCATCAGCGGCCTGGTGAAGGCCGAGATGTTCCCGCCGCAAGTGCGCGCACTCGGGGTGGGCTTGGCTTATGCGGTGGCCAATGCGATCTTCGGTGGCTCGGCGGAATGGGTGGCCCTGAACTTCAAGAACATGGGCATGGAAAACACCTTTTACTGGTATGTCACGGCGATGATGGCGATTGCCTTCCTGTTCAGCCTGCGCCTGCCGAAACAGGCCGCCTACCTGCACCACGACCTTTGA
- a CDS encoding CoA transferase subunit A yields the protein MAEILSLHDAVKQFVNDGDTVALEGFTHLIPTAAGHEIIRQGKKDLTLVRMTPDLIYDQLIGAGCARKLIFSWGGNPGVGSLHRLRDAVEKQWPQPLEIEEHSHADLANAYVAGASGLPFAVLRAYAGSDLPKVNPLIKTVTCPFTGEVLAAVPSVRPDVTVIHAQKADRKGNVLLWGILGVQKEAALAAKRCIVTVEEIVDDLNAPMNACVLPTWALSAVCHVPGGAHPSYAHGYSERDNRFYQAWDPIARDREAFTAWINEYIHGSADFSEFQAKLAAASEAQ from the coding sequence ATGGCTGAAATCCTTTCGCTGCACGACGCGGTGAAGCAATTCGTCAACGACGGCGACACCGTCGCGCTCGAAGGCTTCACCCACCTGATTCCTACGGCCGCAGGTCATGAAATCATCCGCCAGGGCAAGAAAGACCTGACCCTGGTGCGCATGACCCCTGACCTGATCTACGACCAGTTGATCGGTGCCGGTTGCGCTCGCAAGCTGATTTTCTCCTGGGGTGGCAACCCGGGCGTGGGCTCCCTGCACCGCCTGCGCGACGCCGTGGAAAAGCAATGGCCACAGCCCCTGGAGATCGAGGAACACAGCCACGCCGACCTGGCCAACGCCTATGTTGCCGGCGCCTCGGGCCTGCCCTTTGCCGTCCTGCGGGCCTACGCCGGCTCCGACCTGCCCAAGGTCAACCCCCTGATCAAGACCGTGACCTGCCCGTTTACCGGTGAAGTGCTGGCGGCGGTGCCTTCGGTGCGCCCGGACGTCACGGTAATCCACGCGCAGAAGGCCGACCGCAAGGGCAACGTGCTGCTGTGGGGCATTCTCGGGGTACAGAAAGAAGCCGCCCTGGCCGCCAAGCGCTGCATCGTCACCGTCGAGGAAATCGTCGACGACCTGAACGCGCCGATGAACGCCTGCGTACTGCCGACCTGGGCGCTGAGCGCGGTCTGCCATGTGCCTGGTGGCGCCCATCCGTCCTACGCCCACGGCTACTCCGAGCGCGACAACCGCTTCTACCAGGCCTGGGACCCGATCGCCCGCGACCGTGAGGCGTTCACCGCCTGGATCAACGAATACATCCACGGCAGTGCCGATTTCAGCGAATTCCAGGCCAAGCTGGCCGCAGCTTCGGAGGCCCAGTAA
- a CDS encoding 3-carboxy-cis,cis-muconate cycloisomerase: MTLTASNQLFDAYFTAREMRGVFCDQGRVQAMLDFEAALARAQARVGVIPASAVAPIEAACHAGLYDFQMLGEAIATAGNSAIPLVKALGRQIARSDGEAERFVHLGATSQDVMDSGLVLQLRRAMLLLEQDLERLGDILVAQAQRYATTPMAGRTWLQHATPVTLGMKIGGWLGALTRSRERLQQLKPRLLVLQFGGASGTLAALGEQALPIAQALADELQLALPEQPWHTQRDRLVEFASVLGLLAGSLGKLGRDISLLMQTEAGEVFEPSAPGKGGSSTMPHKRNPVGAAVLISAATRVPGLLATMFAAMPQEHERSLGLWHAEWETLPEICCLVSGALQQALLVAEGLEVDSARMAHNLDLTQGLVLAEAVSIALAQRLGRETAHHLLEQCCKRAVAEKRHLRGVLGEDSQVTAELSAADLDRLLDPAHYLGQAQAWVERAVAEHFALKA, translated from the coding sequence ATGACCCTGACTGCGAGCAATCAGTTGTTCGATGCCTACTTTACTGCCCGGGAAATGCGCGGGGTGTTCTGCGATCAGGGGCGGGTCCAGGCCATGCTCGATTTCGAAGCCGCCCTGGCCCGGGCCCAGGCCCGCGTCGGGGTGATCCCGGCCAGTGCAGTAGCGCCCATCGAGGCCGCCTGCCATGCCGGGCTGTATGACTTCCAGATGCTGGGCGAGGCGATTGCCACGGCCGGCAACTCGGCCATTCCCCTGGTCAAGGCCCTGGGCCGACAGATCGCCCGCAGCGATGGCGAGGCCGAGCGCTTTGTGCACCTGGGGGCTACCAGCCAGGACGTGATGGACAGCGGGCTGGTGCTGCAACTGCGCCGCGCCATGCTCCTGCTGGAGCAGGACCTGGAGCGCCTGGGGGACATCCTTGTTGCCCAGGCCCAACGTTACGCCACGACCCCGATGGCCGGCCGCACCTGGCTGCAACATGCCACGCCGGTGACCCTGGGGATGAAGATCGGCGGCTGGCTGGGGGCATTGACCCGCAGCCGCGAGCGCCTCCAGCAGCTCAAGCCGCGTTTGCTGGTGCTGCAGTTCGGCGGCGCTTCCGGAACCCTGGCGGCTTTGGGCGAGCAGGCCTTGCCGATTGCCCAGGCCCTGGCCGACGAGCTGCAATTGGCCCTGCCGGAGCAGCCCTGGCACACCCAGCGCGACCGCCTGGTGGAGTTCGCTTCGGTGCTGGGCCTGTTGGCCGGCAGCCTGGGCAAGCTGGGGCGGGATATCAGCCTGCTGATGCAGACCGAGGCGGGGGAGGTCTTCGAACCCTCGGCGCCGGGCAAGGGCGGGTCGTCCACCATGCCGCACAAGCGCAACCCGGTGGGCGCGGCGGTGCTGATCAGCGCCGCGACCCGGGTTCCCGGCCTGCTGGCGACGATGTTTGCCGCCATGCCCCAGGAGCACGAGCGCAGCCTGGGCCTGTGGCACGCCGAATGGGAAACCCTGCCGGAGATCTGCTGCCTGGTGTCTGGCGCGTTGCAACAAGCATTACTGGTGGCCGAAGGCCTGGAGGTCGACAGCGCGCGCATGGCGCACAACCTCGACCTGACCCAGGGCCTGGTGCTGGCCGAAGCGGTGAGCATTGCCCTGGCCCAGCGCCTGGGGCGGGAAACCGCCCACCATCTGCTGGAACAATGCTGCAAGCGCGCAGTGGCCGAGAAACGCCATCTGCGTGGGGTATTGGGGGAGGATTCCCAGGTTACCGCCGAGCTGTCGGCGGCGGACCTGGATCGTCTATTGGACCCGGCGCACTACCTGGGCCAGGCGCAGGCCTGGGTCGAGCGCGCCGTGGCTGAACATTTTGCCTTGAAGGCCTGA
- the pcaF gene encoding 3-oxoadipyl-CoA thiolase, with product MMRDVFICDAIRTPIGRFGGGLSTVRADDLAALPIKALMERNPSVDWSSVDEVFLGCANQAGEDNRNVARMALLLAGLPDSVPGVTLNRLCASGMDAIGTAFRAIASGEMELAIAGGVESMSRAPFVMGKADTAFSRNMKMEDTTIGWRFINPLMKAQYGVDAMPQTADNVADDYKVSRADQDAFALRSQQRAAVAQAAGFFAEEIVAVRIAHKKGESVVEQDEHPRADTTLEALAKLKPVNGPDKTVTAGNASGVNDGAAALILASAEAVKKHGLTPRARVLGMASAGVAPRVMGIGPVPAVRKLIERLGVAVSDFDVIELNEAFASQGLAVLRELGLADDAPQVNPNGGAIALGHPLGMSGARLVLTALHQLEKSGGKKGLATMCVGVGQGLALAIERV from the coding sequence CTGATGCGCGACGTATTCATCTGCGATGCCATTCGCACCCCCATCGGCCGTTTTGGTGGCGGCCTCTCGACAGTGCGCGCTGACGACCTGGCGGCGCTGCCGATCAAGGCCTTGATGGAGCGCAACCCCAGCGTGGACTGGAGCTCCGTGGACGAGGTGTTCCTCGGCTGCGCCAACCAGGCCGGCGAGGACAACCGCAACGTGGCGCGCATGGCTCTGCTGCTGGCGGGCCTGCCGGACAGCGTGCCCGGCGTCACCCTCAACCGTCTCTGCGCCTCGGGCATGGACGCCATCGGCACGGCGTTCCGCGCCATTGCCAGCGGCGAGATGGAGCTGGCGATTGCCGGTGGCGTCGAGTCCATGTCCCGCGCGCCCTTTGTCATGGGCAAGGCCGATACCGCCTTTTCGCGCAACATGAAGATGGAAGACACCACCATCGGCTGGCGTTTCATCAACCCGCTGATGAAGGCCCAGTACGGTGTGGATGCCATGCCGCAGACCGCCGACAACGTGGCGGATGACTACAAAGTGTCCCGCGCTGACCAGGACGCCTTCGCCCTGCGCAGCCAGCAGCGTGCCGCGGTGGCCCAGGCCGCCGGTTTCTTCGCTGAGGAAATCGTTGCGGTGCGCATCGCCCACAAGAAGGGCGAGAGCGTGGTGGAGCAGGACGAGCATCCCCGTGCCGACACCACCCTGGAAGCCTTGGCCAAGCTCAAGCCGGTCAACGGCCCGGACAAGACCGTCACCGCCGGCAATGCCTCCGGGGTCAACGACGGTGCCGCGGCGCTGATCCTGGCCTCGGCCGAAGCCGTCAAGAAACACGGCCTGACCCCACGTGCGCGAGTACTGGGCATGGCCAGCGCCGGGGTTGCGCCGCGGGTCATGGGCATCGGCCCGGTGCCGGCAGTGCGCAAGCTGATCGAGCGCCTGGGCGTGGCGGTCAGCGACTTCGACGTGATCGAACTCAACGAAGCCTTCGCCAGCCAGGGCCTGGCGGTGCTGCGCGAGCTGGGCCTGGCGGACGATGCGCCCCAGGTCAATCCCAACGGCGGCGCGATTGCCCTGGGCCATCCCCTGGGCATGAGCGGCGCGCGGTTGGTGCTGACGGCTTTGCATCAGCTGGAAAAGAGCGGCGGTAAAAAAGGCCTGGCGACCATGTGCGTCGGCGTCGGCCAAGGGCTGGCGCTGGCTATCGAGCGCGTTTGA
- a CDS encoding MFS transporter has protein sequence MNQPQSAVGNCLDVQSFINAQPLSRYQWRVVILCFLIVFLDGLDTAAMGFIAPALSQDWGIDRASLGPVMSAALIGMVFGALGSGPLADRFGRKVVLVGAVLLFGAFSLASAYSTNVDQLLVLRFLTGLGLGAGMPNATTLLSEYTPERHKSLLVTSMFCGFNLGMAGGGFISAKLIPAFGWHSLLLIGGVLPLILALVLVLWLPESARYLVVRNRGTDKVRKTLAPIAPAIVGEAGSFSVPEQKTVKARNVFAVIFSGTYSVGTLLLWLTYFMGLVIVYLLTSWLPTLMRDSGASMEQAAFIGALFQFGGVLSAVAVGWAMDRFNPHKVIGCFYLLAGVFAYAVGQSLGNITLLATLVLIAGMCVNGAQSAMPSLAARFYPTQGRATGVSWMLGIGRFGAILGAWMGATLLGLGWNFEQVLTALVIPAALATTAVVIKGMVSHADAT, from the coding sequence ATGAACCAACCTCAATCCGCTGTAGGGAACTGCCTTGATGTGCAGTCCTTCATCAATGCCCAGCCGCTGTCCCGTTACCAGTGGCGCGTGGTGATCCTGTGTTTCCTGATTGTCTTCCTCGATGGCCTGGACACCGCGGCCATGGGCTTCATCGCCCCGGCGCTGTCCCAGGACTGGGGCATCGACCGCGCCAGCCTCGGCCCGGTCATGAGCGCTGCATTGATCGGCATGGTCTTCGGCGCCCTGGGCTCCGGCCCCCTGGCCGACCGTTTCGGCCGCAAGGTGGTGCTGGTGGGGGCGGTGCTGCTGTTTGGTGCCTTCAGCCTGGCTTCTGCCTACAGCACCAACGTCGACCAGTTGCTGGTCCTGCGTTTCCTTACCGGCCTGGGCCTGGGGGCGGGCATGCCCAACGCCACCACGCTGCTTTCCGAATACACCCCCGAACGCCACAAGTCGTTGCTGGTGACCAGCATGTTCTGCGGTTTCAACCTGGGCATGGCCGGCGGCGGTTTCATTTCCGCCAAGCTGATCCCGGCCTTCGGCTGGCACAGCCTGCTGCTGATCGGCGGGGTCCTGCCGCTGATCCTGGCCCTGGTGCTGGTGCTCTGGCTGCCGGAGTCCGCGCGTTACCTGGTGGTGCGCAATCGTGGCACCGACAAGGTGCGCAAGACGCTGGCGCCGATTGCCCCGGCCATAGTCGGCGAGGCTGGCAGCTTCAGCGTGCCGGAACAGAAGACCGTGAAGGCGCGCAACGTGTTCGCGGTGATCTTCTCCGGCACCTATAGCGTCGGCACCCTGTTGCTGTGGCTGACCTATTTCATGGGGCTGGTGATTGTCTACCTGCTCACCAGCTGGCTGCCGACCCTGATGCGCGACAGCGGGGCGAGCATGGAACAGGCGGCCTTTATCGGCGCCCTGTTCCAGTTTGGCGGCGTCCTTAGCGCGGTGGCCGTGGGCTGGGCCATGGACCGTTTCAACCCGCACAAGGTGATCGGCTGTTTCTACCTGCTGGCTGGGGTCTTTGCCTACGCCGTCGGGCAGAGCCTGGGCAACATCACCCTGTTGGCCACCCTGGTGCTGATCGCCGGCATGTGCGTCAACGGTGCGCAATCGGCAATGCCGTCGTTGGCCGCGCGCTTCTACCCGACCCAGGGGCGTGCCACCGGGGTCTCCTGGATGCTTGGCATTGGCCGTTTCGGCGCCATTCTCGGCGCGTGGATGGGGGCGACCCTGCTGGGCCTGGGCTGGAACTTCGAACAAGTGCTGACTGCCCTGGTGATTCCGGCGGCCCTGGCCACCACCGCGGTGGTGATCAAGGGCATGGTCAGTCACGCAGACGCGACCTGA
- the pcaG gene encoding protocatechuate 3,4-dioxygenase subunit alpha yields MTLTATTSHTVGPYYHIGLTWLNREDLTEEGTLGERVAITGQVMDGNGNFVNDAMLEVWQANAAGKYRHPEDDQAKPLDPNFQGFGRVPVDAEGRFRFTTIKPGTVPGLKGTTQAPHLVVLVFARGLVKHLLTRIYFEGEPANASDPLLACVPEERRGTLLAKADADGHYQWNVILQGTDAETVFFDY; encoded by the coding sequence GTGACCCTGACCGCGACTACATCCCACACCGTCGGCCCCTACTACCACATCGGCCTGACCTGGCTGAACCGCGAAGACCTGACCGAGGAAGGCACCCTGGGCGAGCGGGTGGCGATCACCGGCCAGGTGATGGACGGCAACGGCAACTTCGTCAACGACGCGATGCTGGAAGTCTGGCAAGCCAACGCCGCCGGCAAGTACCGCCACCCCGAAGACGATCAGGCCAAACCCCTGGACCCGAACTTCCAGGGGTTTGGCCGGGTGCCGGTGGACGCCGAAGGGCGCTTTCGCTTCACCACCATCAAGCCGGGCACGGTGCCGGGCCTGAAAGGCACGACCCAGGCCCCGCATCTGGTGGTACTGGTGTTCGCCCGCGGTTTGGTCAAGCACCTGCTGACCCGCATCTACTTCGAGGGGGAGCCGGCCAACGCCAGCGATCCTCTGCTGGCCTGCGTGCCCGAGGAGCGCCGAGGCACCTTGCTGGCCAAGGCCGATGCTGACGGTCACTACCAGTGGAACGTGATCCTCCAGGGTACTGACGCCGAAACCGTGTTCTTCGACTACTGA